The following nucleotide sequence is from Lacinutrix sp. Hel_I_90.
CCTCGCAAAAATCTAACTGGTTGTTATTAGTGTAAACCAGAACAAGATCAACGTTTTCGCCTATATATCTAAGGTTCATTTGTGTGCTTATGGCCGCTGTTGGAGAAATACAATTTAATATTGAAAAAGCGTTACATTTTTTTAAAATATGAGATAATGATTTTGAATTATCAATCTCATCCTGGGTACCGTGTAAAATAATGTGTTTTTGCATTTTAATTAAGTTTATAGTTAATCCCGCTTACTTTGTGTAGAAAAAAAAGAGTAGAGCTGCTAAAAATCAATGTATATTTAACTACACTATTGGTTTACCCTACTCTTATCAACAATCAATCAAATGATTTTTCAAGCGTTTTTATTTTTTTAGCCTTATCCTTGATTTTTTTAAAGAACTGAAGTATTGCCAATTCTATATCTTGGTTGTCACGCTTACCATTGTAGATTGCACGAATATGATCGCTTGAATAAGCTTCGCCATTTGTATTCGTTTTCTTTTGAGATTTAAGGATTTTTTTTACCTCTGTTGTGTAACGAAAGCCATCACCAAATTGGTTTTTAATTTTTTCTCTAAATTCTTCTGAAATAGCCATATTATATTTTTTTCTGTTTACCGTTTTACGTATATTGTTTACGCTTTACAAATATAAACGATAATCTTCGTTAAAAACAAATAAATGACGACAATAATCGCAACTTCTAAGGAAAGATTAGTGCAATACCTTGATTTTAAAGGGATTGGAAAAAAAGAATTTTACGAGACTACTGGTATAAAAAGGGGGTTTTTAGACACAAATAAGTTAAAAAGCAGCTTTTCAGAAACTTTTTTGACGATAATTTTCGAAAACTACGAAGATTTAAACAAAATTTGGTTGATTACTGGAGAAGGAAACATGATTATTGAGGAGGATAATGGTTTTATTGATAACGGCACCAATAAAATAGAAGTACAAAAAATTGTAGATTTAATTATGGGCCACAAAGAGAAGTTTGAGAGTAACCCAGTCTTTAAAAGTTATTTGAGCAACCATAAAAAGGATGCTATTATAGATTACCAAAATAATTTATTATCAAAAACCAACCAATAAGCTTTTTAAGTCACGCTTATTTATATTAAGCAACTTAGTTTCGTTAGCTGCTATTTCCGCGTCTTTTGTATTACATTCACTTTCTAAATGGTCTGCAAAGTCTTTTCTAATTTGTTCTCGCGTCTCTTTATCGAAAAAATCTTTATTTAAAAATTTTTCTATTTCGTTTAGATTTCCCATGATTAAGATCGCAACTTTTTAAATAGATTAATATAGCTTTTAACATAGGGAGTTGGGTTATTTTCTGGTTTGCTTTTTACAATATGCCTGGTTAATAATCTAATATTGTAAAGTAAGTTTTCTACATCTTGAAGTTTTCGCTCTACAAAATAGTAAGTCGCAATTATTAAAGTTGTGATACAAACCAGGTTGGTTAGAATATATTGCCAGTTTGAATAATCTTCTTTTAAAAAGGCCCATCTTAAATAGAAAAATGAGATATATAATAGTGTAGTGTGTAAACCAAGTTCACCGTAGTAGGTTTTAGTTTTACGAATTAGTGTAATAATTAAATTAAAAAGTGAGTAAAGAAATAAACCAGAGGCCCAACCAAATTCACCTAAAAATTGCTGTAGATTTTTAAATTGCAGAAAGCGTTCTTTTTCAATAACGGCTTCAAGGTCTTCAAAGGCTTGGTCTGTTTTAATTTTCTCTACTAAGTAAATATTGTGGTCCTGGGTACCTGAAGCATTATCTTTTAAAACATTTAAAGCTTGCGTTCTTTTAGCTTTTGCAGCTTCCCAAATTTCGGTTTTTTCAATTAACTCATTAGATTTAGAGGCTAACGTTTCATGACAAAAAAAGGCAGTCGCACAAGCAACTGCCAATATAAAATAAATAATGTTTTTTTTAATCTTCTCCGTTGTCTGGCGCTGGTTCGTCAGTCGATCCTGAATTGGTGCTGTCTCCATGCCCGGTTGCGAGTTCTGTGTTTTCTTCATTTTCTGTAAGTTCTGGTGTAGAACAAGAATTTAAGTTTATTGTTAAAAATACTACAGATAAAGCAAAAAATAATTTTTTCATGTTTTGAATATATTAAGGATTAGTTAAAAACACTTTAATAGTATTCAAGTTCAGACGGAATTCTAAAAAGAATTATTTATTGCATTAGTCTTGGTTAAAACTTTTCTTATCGTAGGAGAAATAATAAGAACGTCACAATATAATGATGTTTAAGTCTAAAATCAAATACACAAAGCGCGTTGAGCGTTAAATATAGTTAAAATACGGGTATAACCGTAAACAAGGTGTATTATTATAATTGATAAATAAGTTCGTTATTGTTTTAATCTATTGAATTACAATATTTTATGATTTGATTTAAAACGAATCATGTTTTTAACGAAAAATATATGTATTTCATCGAAAAAATTAAAAGCGATATTCATGAAAACATTGTGTTACAGAAATTCAAAACTGTAACAAAACTGTAACACATCTGTAACAAAACTGTAACGCTATAACTTATTGATTTATAGTTATTTATAATTACTGTTACTGTGTTACAGTTTTTTTAAAGAATATAGAATAAAAAAAATATTAAATAAATAATATATATAAAAAAAGAGGTTGCTATCTTTGGTCATTAGGTTGCTCAAGGTTTCTCAAAAAAACACTTTTAATTACTTTCTGTAACGCAGTTACTAAAAGTTTTTATTAATGATTGGGGAAAGGGGAAAGGGAAAGGTTTAAAACGTGATTTTCTAGTCGATAATTTGGCTGATTGAAAACAGAAAATTACCGTCCAACAACGGAATAACTACCCGAAAACGCACCGAAAAAAAAGATAAAATACTAACATATAAATACTTAACAATAGTGGGGATAATACCAGCCCGGTCACTAAAAAAAGTTAAGCTATATGCTTAACTTTTTTTTTATCTTTACTTTAAAATGCGCACGTGGCGAAATTGGTAGACGCGCTGGCTTGAGGGGCCAGTGACCGCTTTAGGTCGTGGAAGTTCGAGTCTTCTCGTGCGCACTTTTTTAAAAATCAAGACTTCTTCAAAAATAATTGTTTGTTAAAATTTAAGTTATTAATTTTTGTTTAACTATTTTAGCTGAATAATGAACAATATAAAAACAAAATTTAGCATAAGAGATCTTGAAAACCTTTCGGGTATAAAAGCGCATACCATAAGAATATGGGAAAAACGATACAATCTCTTTAAACCTAACAGAACGGATACTAATATTAGATACTATAGTCTATCAAGCCTTCAAAAACTCTTAAATATTTCATTTTTAAACAAAAACGGATACAAAGTATCAAAAATAGCTAATCTTGAAAGTGAAGAAATCCCCCTTTTAGTCAAAGAAATCGCTTTAAGTAAAGATTCAAGTAATCATGCCGTTAATTTGTTCAAAATGGCTATGCTAAATTTTGATAAAGCGCTATTCTTAAGCACTTTTAATAATTTAGTCAACCATAAAAGTCTTAGTGCTATATTTTATGAAGTTTTTGTTCCTTTGTTAGAGAATATCGGCCTTTTATGGCAGACAGACACCATAACACCTGCTCACGAGCATTTTATTTTTGAACTTATAAAACAGAAAATATTAGTGCATACTGATAAAATTTCTAAGGTTTCACAGATAAAAAATGATGGCGAGATTTATGTTTTATTTCTCCCTGACAATGAAATTCATGAGTTAGGCTTGCTTTTTATAAATTACGAGTTAACACAAAGAGGATTTCATAGTATCTATTTGGGACAAAGTGTACCAATAGATAGTTTAAAATATCTCACAGATTATTATGGTAAAATTATTTATGTATCATCCTTTACCATAAAGCCCGAAAAGGAGATTATTAATGACTATTTAATTGAGTTTTCAGAAAAAATTCTTCAAAATTCTAACCATTCTTTATTTATTTCTGGTAGACAAGCCATTCATATAGAAAAAGAACAACTCGACGATAAAATAACCATTCTGGACACTATAAAAGATATTCTGGACAGTCTAGATAGTACTAATCAACAAGCAGGTTAAAAATGAGTAAAGAAATCGCTATTATAGGTTCTGGATTTTCAGCATTGGCTGCATCTTGTTACTTAGCAAAAGACGGAAATCATGTTACTATTTATGAAAAGAATAGCACCATAGGCGGAAGAGCAAGACAATTAAAAAAGCAAGGGTTTACCTTTGATATCGGGCCAACATGGTATTGGATGCCTGACGTTTTCGAACGCTTTTTTGCAGATTTTGGTAAAAGCCCTTCAGATTACTATGCCCTTGAAAAATTAAATCCTGCCTACTCAGTTTACTTTGGAAAAGATGATTACATCACCATTGAAGATACTATTGATAAAATTTATGCTGCTTTTGAAGTCGAAGAACCTGGGAGCTCAAAAAGTCTTAAGAAGTTTATAGATAACGCAAAAAACAATTACGATGTTGCGATAAAAGATTTAGTGTATAGACCAGGTGTTTCACCCATAGAATTAATCACTCCGGTAACCATTAAAAAGATCAATCAGTTTTTAAGTACTATAAAACGAGATGTAAGGAAAGAATTTAAAAATGAGCGATTGGCTCAGATTTTAGAGTTTCCCGTCTTATTTTTAGGCGCTAAGCCTAGTAAAACGCCTTCTTTTTATAGTTTTATGAATTATGCAGATTTTGGTATTGGAACCTTTCATCCAAAAAAAGGCATGTATCAGGTTATACTGGCTTTAGAAAAACTAGCGACATCATTAGGTGTGGAAATAAAAACGAATGCTGCAGTTAATAAAATAAACGTTGATGCTCAAGGCAAAGCTCATGAATTATTAATTAATGGCGCTTCTGTAAATTGCGACATCGTTTTAAGTGGCGCAGATTACCACCACAGTGAGACACTTTTAGATACGAAACACAGACAATACTCTGAAAATTACTGGAGCAAAAAAACGTTTGCCCCTTCTTCTTTGTTGTTTTATGTGGGATTCGATAAAAAGTTAACAAATATAAATCATCATACGCTCTTTTTTGATGTTGATTTTGAGGCCCATGCAAAGGACATTTATGATGCCCCTAAATGGCCAGAAAATCCATTGTTTTATGCTAGTTTTCCAAGTATAACAGACGACAGTGTAGCGCCTTCAGGAAAAGAAGCAGGTATCTTTTTAATACCCTTAGCGCCAGGAATAGAAGATTCCGAAGCGATTAGAGCGTCTTATTTTGAGAAAATTATTACAAGATTTGAAAATTTAACATCACAAAATGTTAAAGAATCTATTATCTTTAGAGAGTCCTTTTGTGTAAATGATTTTATTAAGGATTACAATTCTTATAAAGGAAATGCCTATGGTATGGCAAATACTTTACTTCAAACTGCCTTTTTAAGACCAAAATTAAAAAGTAAAAAAGTAAAAAATTTGTATTTTACAGGACAGTTAACCGTTCCTGGACCTGGTGTTCCCCCAGCATTAATATCAGGAAAATTAGTAGCAGGATTAATAAAAAAACACCATAGTAACTAATGAAGACATTATTTGATTCGGTTTCTTATAATTGTAGTAAGATTGTAACACAGTCTTATAGCACCTCTTTTTCAATGGCGACTAAAATGCTATCAGATACCATTAGACAGGATATTTATAATATCTATGGGTTTGTTCGTTTTGCAGATGAAATTGTTGACACTTTTCATGACTATAATAAAAAAGAATTATTTGAGGCTTTCGAAAAAGATTTAGAATTTGCATTAACAGAAAAAATAAGTTTAAACCCCATTTTAAACTCTTTTCAACATACCTATCACAAGTATAATATAGAAAAACACATGGTTACTGCTTTTATGAGCAGCATGCGATTAGACCTTCATAAAACGACTTATTTAACCGAGAGTGAATATAAAGATTACATCTATGGCTCTGCAGATGTTGTTGGCTTGATGTGCCTAAAAGTATTCGTTAAAGGCGATCAAGTTGAGTACGATTCATTGAAAGATTCTGCCATGTCATTGGGCTCTGCGTTTCAAAAAGTAAATTTTTTAAGAGATTTAAAAGCAGATTTTGATGAATTAGAACGTACTTATTTTCCAAATACAGATTTAAACAATCTAAATGAGGAAGCCAAGCAACTAATAATAACAGATATTGAGCATGACTTTTCTGAAGGCTTAAAAGGCATTAAACAATTACCTATAGAAGCCAAATTTGGTGTCTTTATGGCCTATAGATATTATAGTCAGCTTCTTAAAAAACTAAAAAAGACGCCCGCTTTAGATATTAAATCGACTAGAATTAGAGTCCCAAATTATAAAAAAATAGAGCTTCTCACTAGAAGCTATGTAAAATATCAACTCAATTTATTATAATGAATATTGTATACTGGATCTTAGTGTTTTTAGGCACTTTTTCGATAATGGAATTTATGGCGTGGTTCACACATAAATATGTCATGCATGGTTTTTTATGGTCCCTACATAAAGATCACCATCAAAAAGATCATGATAGCTGGTTTGAACGCAATGATGCCTTTTTTATTTTTTACGCTGTAGTAAGCATGACTTGTTTTTATTTATGGAGTTATGAAGGTCTTTGGTATTGCTTGCCCATTGGTCTTGGCATTATGGCTTACGGTGCTGCTTATTTTATTGTTCACGACATTTTTATACACCAACGTTTTAAAATTTTTCGCAATGCCAATAATTGGTATGCTAAAGGGGTGAGACGTGCGCACAAGATACACCACAAGCATTTAGGAAAAGGACATGGCGAATGTTTTGGAATGTTATTTGTTCCTTTTAAATACTTCAAACGTTCATAAACTTTCTTTAAAAGAAATGACCATACACTCGCATTTCGATTACATTATTATTGGAAATGGATTGGCTGGATTACAATTGGCCTTAGCGCTTGCTGAAGACCCCTATTTCAATAATAAACAAATAGCGCTTATTGACAAAGACGCTAAAAACAATAACGATAAAACCTGGAGTTTTTGGGAAAAAGGCACGGGTAGATGGGACAACATCGTTAAACAAGTTTGGGATAAAGCGCTATTCTATTCTTCAAATAAAAAACTTGAACTAGACTTAAAGCCTTACACTTATAAATCGATTCAAGCGATTGATTTTTATAATGAAGCCAAAACACGCTTAAGAAAACATACTACTATTCATTTCATTTTGGAAGCCGTCCTTTCTGTTGAAGACCATGATAAACCTTTAGTAAAAACAGAAACCCAAACGCTCAGTGCTAATCATGTTTTTGACAGCAGAATTTCTCCTGAATTCTATTCAGAAATCGACAATTACACAAGAGTTATTCAACACTTCAAAGGCTGGACTATTGAAACTGACAGACCTACTTTTAAGGTGGAACACTTCACCATGATGGATTACAGATTAAAAGATGGCGATAAAACAACGTTTACTTATGTACTACCCTTTTCTGAAACCAAGGCATTAATAGAATTCACCTATTTTTCACCAGAGACCGTTGAAGAGGCCGTTTATGATAGTTATATTGAGAGGTACATAACAGAAGTATTAAAAATAGAGCAGTACAGTATTTCTGAAACAGAAAAAGGAAGCATCCCCATGACTGATTTTCCTTTTAATCACTACTCTTCTAAAAATATTACAAAAATTGGAACCGCTGGAGGTTGGGTAAAAGGAAGTACTGGCTACTCGTTTAAGCACACTGAAAAAAAGGTTGCCAAGATTATTTTAAATTTAAAACAAGATAAAAAACCCTCAAAAAATTTATTCAAAAACAAATATGCTTTTTATGATAAAGTTTTTCTAAAAGTGCTTCACGATGAAAATCATAAGGGTGAGTGGATTTTTGAGCAATTTTATACTAAAAACACTGTAGAAACCATGTTTAAATTTTTAGATGAAGAGTCATCCCTTAAAGAAGAACTAAACATCATGGGCTCACTTTTTTCAACCGCTTTTATCAAAGCCTTTTTTAAAACCTTATAGCCTTAGTAATTCATCTATGGTTTTTCTTACCTTTTCACTATTCCAATTTGCCGCACCAGATTCATCAATAATAATATTTCCTTTTCTATCTAATAAGAACGTTCTTGGAATGCTTTTCACATCAAATGTTTCGGGAGCCTCCGTTGTTGGTGTATAGATTTGTAAATCGTAGTTTTTCTTCTTTAAAAAGCGCTTTACCACCTCCTGGTCTTCATTTGAGACTAAAATAATGTCTATTTTGTCTTTATAATCAGTACTTAATGCCTGAATGGAAGGCATCTCGGCAATACAAGGCGGACACCATGTCGCCCAAAGATTGATTAAGGTTACTTTACCTTTACTATTATTTAAATCGAAGGCATTTCCCTCTAAATCTTTAAGCATCCAATTATAGGTGCTTATTTGCTCCAAACTATCTTCAGGTTCTACACTTGGGCTAAACATGGCGAAACCTTTATGTAGCACAATTTGAATTTGTTGCCTGCTTTGTGGAATCATCAGTAATATGATGACAATTAAAAGAATGATGTTTTTAACAGATAGTCTTTTCATAATCTTTAACATTAATGGAACGTCAATACTCCCATGGACACTTCAAATTTAATAAAAACTAAGGATACTACTCTGGATTATACTTCCTATTTATTAGGAATATCATTTACAAAAAAGTCTAATATCCCTTTTTTATGTAGTTCAAACTCTAGCCCTTGACCAGAATTGTTTGCTATTTACAAAGACGCATAAAAAAACTCCTGATGTTTATCAGGAGTTTTTTTGTTAAGACATATGGTATTACTTATGCATTTTCTTTTTTAATCAGGTTTAAAGCAGATCCTTCATTATACCAATCAATTTGTGCCTGGTTATAAGTATGATTTAATTTAATAACCTCTTTACTACCATCTGTATGCACTATTTCCAGTGTTAACGGTTTATCTGGAGCAAATTCATTTAAATCTAAGAAATTAAATGAATCAT
It contains:
- a CDS encoding MerR family transcriptional regulator gives rise to the protein MNNIKTKFSIRDLENLSGIKAHTIRIWEKRYNLFKPNRTDTNIRYYSLSSLQKLLNISFLNKNGYKVSKIANLESEEIPLLVKEIALSKDSSNHAVNLFKMAMLNFDKALFLSTFNNLVNHKSLSAIFYEVFVPLLENIGLLWQTDTITPAHEHFIFELIKQKILVHTDKISKVSQIKNDGEIYVLFLPDNEIHELGLLFINYELTQRGFHSIYLGQSVPIDSLKYLTDYYGKIIYVSSFTIKPEKEIINDYLIEFSEKILQNSNHSLFISGRQAIHIEKEQLDDKITILDTIKDILDSLDSTNQQAG
- a CDS encoding NAD(P)/FAD-dependent oxidoreductase gives rise to the protein MSKEIAIIGSGFSALAASCYLAKDGNHVTIYEKNSTIGGRARQLKKQGFTFDIGPTWYWMPDVFERFFADFGKSPSDYYALEKLNPAYSVYFGKDDYITIEDTIDKIYAAFEVEEPGSSKSLKKFIDNAKNNYDVAIKDLVYRPGVSPIELITPVTIKKINQFLSTIKRDVRKEFKNERLAQILEFPVLFLGAKPSKTPSFYSFMNYADFGIGTFHPKKGMYQVILALEKLATSLGVEIKTNAAVNKINVDAQGKAHELLINGASVNCDIVLSGADYHHSETLLDTKHRQYSENYWSKKTFAPSSLLFYVGFDKKLTNINHHTLFFDVDFEAHAKDIYDAPKWPENPLFYASFPSITDDSVAPSGKEAGIFLIPLAPGIEDSEAIRASYFEKIITRFENLTSQNVKESIIFRESFCVNDFIKDYNSYKGNAYGMANTLLQTAFLRPKLKSKKVKNLYFTGQLTVPGPGVPPALISGKLVAGLIKKHHSN
- a CDS encoding phytoene/squalene synthase family protein, whose translation is MKTLFDSVSYNCSKIVTQSYSTSFSMATKMLSDTIRQDIYNIYGFVRFADEIVDTFHDYNKKELFEAFEKDLEFALTEKISLNPILNSFQHTYHKYNIEKHMVTAFMSSMRLDLHKTTYLTESEYKDYIYGSADVVGLMCLKVFVKGDQVEYDSLKDSAMSLGSAFQKVNFLRDLKADFDELERTYFPNTDLNNLNEEAKQLIITDIEHDFSEGLKGIKQLPIEAKFGVFMAYRYYSQLLKKLKKTPALDIKSTRIRVPNYKKIELLTRSYVKYQLNLL
- a CDS encoding sterol desaturase family protein — protein: MNIVYWILVFLGTFSIMEFMAWFTHKYVMHGFLWSLHKDHHQKDHDSWFERNDAFFIFYAVVSMTCFYLWSYEGLWYCLPIGLGIMAYGAAYFIVHDIFIHQRFKIFRNANNWYAKGVRRAHKIHHKHLGKGHGECFGMLFVPFKYFKRS
- a CDS encoding lycopene cyclase family protein; the encoded protein is MTIHSHFDYIIIGNGLAGLQLALALAEDPYFNNKQIALIDKDAKNNNDKTWSFWEKGTGRWDNIVKQVWDKALFYSSNKKLELDLKPYTYKSIQAIDFYNEAKTRLRKHTTIHFILEAVLSVEDHDKPLVKTETQTLSANHVFDSRISPEFYSEIDNYTRVIQHFKGWTIETDRPTFKVEHFTMMDYRLKDGDKTTFTYVLPFSETKALIEFTYFSPETVEEAVYDSYIERYITEVLKIEQYSISETEKGSIPMTDFPFNHYSSKNITKIGTAGGWVKGSTGYSFKHTEKKVAKIILNLKQDKKPSKNLFKNKYAFYDKVFLKVLHDENHKGEWIFEQFYTKNTVETMFKFLDEESSLKEELNIMGSLFSTAFIKAFFKTL
- a CDS encoding TlpA disulfide reductase family protein, giving the protein MKRLSVKNIILLIVIILLMIPQSRQQIQIVLHKGFAMFSPSVEPEDSLEQISTYNWMLKDLEGNAFDLNNSKGKVTLINLWATWCPPCIAEMPSIQALSTDYKDKIDIILVSNEDQEVVKRFLKKKNYDLQIYTPTTEAPETFDVKSIPRTFLLDRKGNIIIDESGAANWNSEKVRKTIDELLRL